The Leifsonia poae region TAGTCGGCGATGAACGTCCAGCCCCACTGGGCCGCACCCGTCGCCAGCGCGGTGGTCAGCGTGTCGTTGCCACTGTACGAGGTGTACCGCAGCTCGGGCACGGCCAGCTTGCCGCCCCAGTAGTCGGGGTTCGCATCGAGCGTCACGGCCTGGTTGGTCCAGGTCTTGAGCACGTACGGTCCGGTGCCGACCGGCTTCTGGTTGAGGTCCTTCGTCGGGTCTTTGATGTCTTTCCAGATGTGCTCCGGAACGATGAAGAGCTGGAGCACCTTGATCTGGTTGACGAACTGGCCGGTCGTGAAGTCGACGGTCACGGTGTCACCGCTCGTGCTGATGTCGCCGTACGGCAGGCCTTCGGCGTTGAGCGCGGCATTGGTCTTCCGCAGATTGAGCGAGTATGCAATGTCCGCGGCCGTGAAGTCTTTGCCGTCCGACCATTTGACGCCGCTGCGCGCGGTGATCGTGAGCTTGGTGAAGTCCGCGTTCCACGTCCACGACTTGGCGAGCCACGGGATCGCCTTGTTGGCCGGGCGGGTGTCGTTCACCTGCGCCAGCGGTTCGTAGATCGCGAATGCATAGCCGAGCGACCGGGAAGCCGAGGTGTTGAGGAACGGGTTCGAGTTGTTCGACTGCGGACCGTTTGGCATGCCGATGGTGAGCGGATGCGACCCGCCGGAGCTGCTCCCCGAGTTGCTGCAGCCGGAGAGCGTGAGCCCCACGGCGACGACCGCGGCAGCGACCGCGATCAGTCCTTTTCTCTTTCGCATTGTTCTATGCCTCCTTGCATGGATGGTGATGAGGATGTGTGGTGCTCAGTCGTCGTCGGCGGTCGGACCGCCGATGATGACGCGTGTGGCGAGTCGGTGATCACGACTCGATCGGGCGGCGTGGAGCCGGTACCCGGTGCTGGGCGTCGTCCAGTGGTGACGGTCGACGTTCCAGGTCTGGAAAGCGCGCTCGGGGAGCACGATCTCGACCGTCGCGCTCGCGCCCGCCGGCACGTCGACGGTGGCGAAACCGGCCAGCCAGCGCAGCGGACGCTCCGCATCCGGTCGTTCGGGCTCGAGGTAGAGCTGCACGACCTCGCGGGCGTCACGGTCGGCTTCATTCGCGACGGTGACGCGCACCGTGACGGTGCCGTCCTCATCCGGCTCGTCCGCTTCGACGGTGTCGTAACGCCAGCGGCCGTAACCGAGGCCGTAGCCGAACTCGCGGGCAGGCGTGCGCCCGAGGCGATCCCAGGCGCGGTGGCCGACGTCGACACCTTCTGCGTAGTCGATGTACCCGTCGATCGGGATGCCGTTCGGCACGGGAACGTCAGCCTCGGCGGCCGGAAGCGTCCAGGGCAGGCGCCCCGCCGGCTCCGTCGTGCCGAGGAGCACATCGGCGAGCGAGGTGCCGGCTTCCTGCCCCGGCAGCCACCACCAGAGGACGGCAGGCACCTCGTCGAGCCACGGCAGCAGCACGGGGGCTCCCGCATTGACGACGACGACGGTGCGCGGGTTGGCTTCGGCCACGCGTCTCACCAGCTCGTTCTGCCGGCCGGGGAGGGCGAGCGTCGGCCGGTCCCAACCCTCCGACTCCGTCTCGGGGTTCGTGCCGACGACGACGACCGCGACGTCGGCCGCGCGCGCGGCTTCGACGGCCTCGGCGATCTCGGCGTCGGTGCCCGCCTCCGGGGCGAGGTGACGCAGATGGATCCGGGCGAACCGCCCGAACGCGGCCGCGTCGACGACCTGCGCCGTGGCATCGATCTCGGCCGAGCGGCGGGAGCCGCCGGGAACGCGCACCGCGACCGCCGGCGGATTCGCGTACGAAGAGTCGAGCACGACTTCCGCGCCCACCTTCGCGGCCGAGGTGGATACCACCGTGCCGTCGACCGCGACCGTGTGCGCGCCGACAGGGGCGATCTCGAGCAGGTGCTCACCGGATCGGCGCAGCGCGACGCGGGTGCGGAACCGCACGGTCGTCGCGGCGGCGGGCAGCCCGGTCGTCCACAGCGAGCCGGAGGCCGAGGGAAGCAGCCGGGACTCCAGCACTGCACCGGAGGCATCGAGGATGTCCGCTACGACACCACGCTCCCCCGACGGCGCGCTGAGGTCGTCGTCGTCGACCACCGGCGCGTTGACCAGTGTCGACCCACCGCGGTGCAGGGTGATCAGGGCATTCGGCAGCGCCTCGCACAGCGCCTCGAACGGGTCGGCGAGCAGGGGCGCGTCGACGTGGGCGCTGCCCCCGCCCTGCACGAAGGGGTGCACGGCATTGGCGCCGATGAGGGCGACGCTCCCCAGCGCATCCCCGTCGAGCGGGAGGATCGCCTCGTTGCGCAGCACGACCGTCGACCGAGCGGCCGCCTCGCGCAGCAGCGCGCGCACCGGCGCCGAGTCGGGGGAAGCGACCTCAGCGGCCGCGCGGCGGAACTCGGATTCGCCGGGGAGCGGCGTGAAAGCCTCGCCGAGCGCGCCGACCCGGCTCGCCAGCAGCAGCAGCCGCGCGACCTTGTCGTCGATCACTCCGACGGGCACCTCGCCCCGCCGCACGGCGTCGTCGAGGTGCTGTTCCCACGGCCCGCCGGGACCCGGCATCACCAAGTCGAGACCGGCGACGGCCGACTCCACCGTGCTCGTGGTCGCGAGCCAGTCGCTGACGACGACGCCGTCGTAGCGCCATTCGTCTTTGAGGATGTCGGTGAGCAGCGCCGTGTTCGCCGTGGCCGACGACTCCTCGCCGAGGGCGCTGAGGCCGTTGTACGCCGCCATGATCGACCAGACCCCGGTCTCACGGACGACCGCCTCGAACGGCGCGAGGTAGACCTCGCGCAGCGTGCGCTCGTCGATCCGGGAGAGGTAGTCGGTGCGGTCGGTCTCGGTCTCATTTCCGACGAAGTGCTTCACGCAGGCACCGATGCCCTCGGCCTGGATGGCGGCGACGAACGGAACGGCCATCCGCGCCGTGAGCCACGGATCCTCGGACAGGCACTCGAAATGCCTGCCACCGACCGGGCTGCGCTGCAGGTTGACGACCGGGGCGAGGATCACATCGACTCCGCGACGGCGCGCCTCGTCGGCCATGAGCGTTCCGAGGCGGCCGAGCAGATCGGCGTCCCAGCTCGCCGCGGTCGCACTCGGCGCGGGGAGCTGGGCGGAGGGGGTGGGATCGTCGTCCATGCCGCGCACGCCGATCGGTCCGTCGGAGACCGTCACCGTCCGCAGCCCGATGCGCGGAAGGGCGCGCAAGGTCCAGGTGCCGGCGCCGGTGAGCAGCCCGATCTTCTCGGTCAGGCTCAGCTCGGCAACGCGGGAAATCGGCCCGTTCACGTCGTCATCGGTGCGGATCGCCGGGTTGAGGCTCACGTCGCGGTTCTCCGTTCGGGCTCGTCTTCGAGTGGTCGGGAGTTATCGTTGCACACTTACTAACAAGTCAGCAAGTAAATAGAATGCCGATGTCCCTCGCCGCGCCGCGGCGACCATCCCCGAGGAGCCCCGTGTCGAAAGCACCCGAGAAGACGACCGGGCGAACGACCCCCGCCCCGCAGCGGAGCGCTGCCGCCGACCGCGTCGCCAAGCCGCAAGCGCGCACCCTCGAACGCCGGAAAGCCGTGCTCGAGGCGGCGCTTGCGGTCTTCGGCGCCCACGGCTACAACAAGGGCGCCCTCGCTGAGATCGCCGACCAAGCGGGAATGACCCATGCCGGCGTGCTGCACCACTTCGGCACCAAAGAGGGCCTCCTGGTCGCCGTGCTCCGCCACCGCGACGGCGAAGCGGTCGCCGGCGTCGCCGGGCGTGCGCAAATCGAGGGCCCGGCATTCCTCGGCCACCTCGTCGACACCGCCGAGGAGAACCTGAAGCATCGCGGCGTCGTGCAGACCTACGCCGTGCTCTCGGCCGAGTCGGTGACCGAAGGGCATCCCGCCCAGGAGTACTTCCGCGGGCGCCTGGCCGGCCTCCGCCTGAAAGTGGAGGGCGTCATGCGCGACGTCGTCGGCCCCGACGCCGATCCGAAGGCCGTCCGCGATGGCGCCAACGCGGTCATCGCCGTCATGGACGGCCTGCAGGTGCAGTGGCTGCTCGACCCGAATGCCGTCGACATGCCCGCAACCGTGCAGACGGTGCTCGACGAGATCATCGACCGACTCAGCACCGGCACGCCCGCCCCGAGCGCGCGTCGACGCGCGGACCGGATGCGCAGACCGGTTCCCGCCGACGGAAAGGAATAACCTATAATCATTTGCAGGATTAGGACAGGAGTCTCATGACGGGAAACGACCAGCCGACCACGCTCCCCGAGCAGCGATTCGTGAGCGAAGACGAGACACCGGTGACGAGCCGGCACACGATCTCGTTCGGCGCAGGATCCGTCGACTACACGGCCAGCGCCGGTCAGGTCGTCGTACGAGCCGACGACGACCGACCGCTGACCACGATGTTCTACGTGGCCTACATCGCCGACCGGTCCGACAACGCCCCCCGCCGCCCGCTGACCTTCCTGTTCAACGGGGGCCCCGGTTCGGCGAGTCTCTGGCTCAACATCGGCGGGTTCGGGCCAAAACGCGCTCCCACAGCGACACCGTCCGCCACGCCGCCCGCACCATACGCGGTCGGCGACAATCCGCACTCCTTGCTGGAGCACAGCGACCTCGTCTTCCTCGACGCGCCGGGAACCGGATACTCCCGGCTCTTCCCCGGGGTCGACCCCGGGCTCGTCTGGGGCGTCGATCAGGACATCGATGCCTTCGCCGGGGAATCACGCGCTACCTGACGCTGACGAACAACTGGAACGCGCCGCGGTTCCTGTTCGGCGAGTCGTACGGCACGACCCGCGCGGCCGGCCTCGTGCACGCACTGCAGAATCGCGGCATCGACTTCAACGGCGTCGTGATGCTCTCCACCGTGCTCAACTGGGCCGAGAACAACCTCGGCCTCGATCAGGGTTACATCAACATGCTCCCGTCATTCGCGGCGACGGCGCACTACCACGGTCGCGGGCGCACCGGCGCGGACACCCTCGCCGAGGTCATCGCCCAGGCGAAAGACTTCGCGGGCGGCGACTACGCGCACGCGCTGCAGCGCGGCGACCTCATCGACGCCGCGGCCGAGCGCACCGTCGCCGAACGGCTCTCCACCCTCATCGGTCTCGACACCGCGCTCCTGCTGAAGAACAAGCTGCGGATCGACATGGAGCAGTACCGTTACGCCCTCCTCGCCGAAGAGGGACGGGTCGTCGGCCGGTTCGACACCCGGTTCCTGGCGGAGCACCAATTCGTGATCGGAACCGGATCGCACGACCCCGCGACCGATGACGCGGCGACCGCCGGCGTGAACAGCGCCCACCTCTCCACGTTCCGCGAACACGTCGCGGGCGACCTGGGCTACGAAAGCGGGTTGCACTACCGGCACCTCCACAACATGGAGATCTCCCGGGCCTGGGACTGGCACCACAAGGCCCCGGGAATCGACGCCCCGCTTCCGGCGCCCAACGTCGCGCTCGACCTCTCGGCGGCCGTGCGGCGCAACCCCCACCTGAAGGTGGCGTTCCTCGGCGGGGTGTACGACCTGGCCACGCCGTTCGCCTCGGCAGAGCACGACGTCTCGCACCTGTACCTCGCACCTGCCCTGCGCGAGAACATCCGGTTCCGGTTCTACGAGTCCGGCCATATGACGTTCGTCGACGAAGAGATCGTGAAGCGGATGAAGATCGATCTCGCCGCCTTCTACGCGGACTCGACCCACTCCTGACGCCGGAGCGTCTCCCGGGCGAGTTCGGCGAGCGCGAGGGCCTGGTCTGCCAGCACCGCGTCGTCGAACACCGCCCGGGAATGGTGGTTCGGCGCCACCGCGTCCGGATCGAGATGCGGCGGCGTCGCCCGGAGGAAGACGAACGCCCCCGGCACACGCTCCAGCACGAAGGCGAAATCCTCCGACCCCATCACCGGGGCCGCCGAACGACGAACCCGCTCGGGCCCGAACATCCGTTCCAGCACATCCAGCGCGAGCAGGGCGGCCGCGTCGTCGTTCACGGTCGGCGGGCACAGCGTGTCGACGGTCACCGCCGCGCGGCATCCGTGGGCCTCGGCGATCGCGCTGAGCAGAACCGGGAGGCGCCGGGCGACCCTCTCCTGGTTCGCCCGGGAGAGCACCCGGATCGACGCGCCGAGCCGAGCCTCGTCCGGGATGATATTGCGAGCCTGGCCGCCGGCGTGCACCTGGGTCACGCTCACAACCACCGGGTCGAACACGTCGAACTCACGCGTCGCGAATGTCTGCAGAGCAGCGATCATCTCAGCGACGACAGGAACCGGATCGGTGGCCAGATGCGGCGCCGATGCGTGTCCGCCGGACCCGGTCACGGTGACGCTCGCCTCCAGCGCGCCCGCCATGAGGGTGCCCGGACGGGTCGAGAAGACGCCGTACTCCCCCGGCACGACGTGGATGCCGTACGCAGCGATCGGGGGACGGCCGAGGATGTCGAGCAGGCCCTCCTCGATCATCGTCTTGGCACCGTCTCCCACTTCCTCAGCAGGCTGGAACATGAACACGACATCGCCAGCGAGCGAGTCCCGCCCGGCACTCAGGAGTGTCGCCGCGCCGACGAGGGCGGCGACGTGCAGATCATGGCCGCAGGCGTGCATCCGATCGCCCTGTGCCGCGTAGTCGAGACCCGTCTCCTCGACCAGCGGGAGCGCATCCATGTCGGCGCGAAGGAGCACGGCCGGCCCGGGGCGGCCCCCGCGGAGCACCGCGACGATCGAGCTGAGACCGCGGCCGAGCGTGATCTCCAGGCCGAGCGGCCGAAGGGCGGTGAGGATGCGCGCCTGCGTCCGGGGCAGCTGGGAACCCGTCTCGGGGTCGGCATGGATCTCGCGCCGCAGCGCCACGAGCCCGGGCAGGATCGTCTCGGCTGTCACGGTGTCGGTCCGGCCGCTCATCGGCGCACCACCCCCTCGGCGAGGCCCGAAAGAAGGCGGTCGGTTCCGGCGTTCTCGATGCGCGGGATCGCATCCACGAGGGTGCGGGTGTACGGATGCGACGGGTTGCGCACGATCTCGTCCGACTCGCCGATCTCGACGATCTTGCCACGACTCATCACCGCCGTGGTGTCGGCGATGTAGCGCACCGCGGCAAGGTTGTGGGTGATGAAGAGCATCGAAAGTTCCAGTTCGCGCTGCAGGTCGCGAATGAGGTTGAGCACCGCGCCCTGCACGCTGGCATCGAGCGCCGAGGTGATCTCGTCCGCCACGATGAGCCGCGGACGCACGGCGAGACAGCGCGCGATCGCGACGCGCTGGCGCATCCCGCCGGAGAGCTGAGCCGGGTACTGGTCGATGGTCGACGCTTTCAGCCGCACGAGCTCGAGGAGTTCGCGCACCGACGCCTGCCGTTCGCGCCGATCCAGCGCCCGATGGGTGAGCAGCGCCTCCTCCACCGTCTCGCCGACGGTCATCCGCGGGTTGAGCGACGAGTACGGGTCCTGGAAGATCATCTGCACTTGCCCGGCCCGCCTGCGTCGGTCGCGGGCCCGCTGCTGCAGCACGTCGGTGCCGTCGAGGCGGATCGAGCCGGAGTCGACCGGCTGCAGACCCGCGATCGCGCGCGCGACCGTCGACTTGCCGGAGCCCGACTCGCCGACCAGCCCGAGCGTCGTACCGTCCGGGACGGAGAACGAGACGCCGTCGACGGCGTTGAACGCCGCCTGCCCCCGGCCGAATGTGACCACCAGGTCGTCGACGTGGAGATGTGCCATCAGCCTCTCGTCCCTTCCAGCAGTTCCGCCTCGGCGAACACCTCGTCCTGGGGATGCCAGCAGGCGAGCCGGCCGCCGTTGCCGTGTTCGATCAGCGGCGGCGTCTGAGTACGGCAGAGGTCGGTGGCGAAGGAGCACCGGGCGGCGAAACCGCAGCCGATGACCGGGGCGGAGAGGTCCGGCGGCTCCCCCGGGATCGTCGCGAGCGGGGCCGTGCGGTCGGTCTGCAGATCCGGCAGCGAGGCCGCCAGTGCGCGGGTGTACGGATGGGCGAGACGCTCCGGCTCCGCGAGCATCCGCACGTCGAGATCTTCCACGATGCGTCCCGCGTACATGACGAGGATGCGCTGACAGAGTTCGGCGAGAACCGCGATGTCGTGCGAGACCACGATCGCCGCGGCCCCGGTCTGCTCGCACTCCCGGCGAAGCAGGGCGAGCACGCGCTTCTGCACGGTGACGTCGA contains the following coding sequences:
- a CDS encoding M20 metallopeptidase family protein, yielding MSGRTDTVTAETILPGLVALRREIHADPETGSQLPRTQARILTALRPLGLEITLGRGLSSIVAVLRGGRPGPAVLLRADMDALPLVEETGLDYAAQGDRMHACGHDLHVAALVGAATLLSAGRDSLAGDVVFMFQPAEEVGDGAKTMIEEGLLDILGRPPIAAYGIHVVPGEYGVFSTRPGTLMAGALEASVTVTGSGGHASAPHLATDPVPVVAEMIAALQTFATREFDVFDPVVVSVTQVHAGGQARNIIPDEARLGASIRVLSRANQERVARRLPVLLSAIAEAHGCRAAVTVDTLCPPTVNDDAAALLALDVLERMFGPERVRRSAAPVMGSEDFAFVLERVPGAFVFLRATPPHLDPDAVAPNHHSRAVFDDAVLADQALALAELARETLRRQEWVESA
- a CDS encoding beta-glucosidase family protein, which encodes MSLNPAIRTDDDVNGPISRVAELSLTEKIGLLTGAGTWTLRALPRIGLRTVTVSDGPIGVRGMDDDPTPSAQLPAPSATAASWDADLLGRLGTLMADEARRRGVDVILAPVVNLQRSPVGGRHFECLSEDPWLTARMAVPFVAAIQAEGIGACVKHFVGNETETDRTDYLSRIDERTLREVYLAPFEAVVRETGVWSIMAAYNGLSALGEESSATANTALLTDILKDEWRYDGVVVSDWLATTSTVESAVAGLDLVMPGPGGPWEQHLDDAVRRGEVPVGVIDDKVARLLLLASRVGALGEAFTPLPGESEFRRAAAEVASPDSAPVRALLREAAARSTVVLRNEAILPLDGDALGSVALIGANAVHPFVQGGGSAHVDAPLLADPFEALCEALPNALITLHRGGSTLVNAPVVDDDDLSAPSGERGVVADILDASGAVLESRLLPSASGSLWTTGLPAAATTVRFRTRVALRRSGEHLLEIAPVGAHTVAVDGTVVSTSAAKVGAEVVLDSSYANPPAVAVRVPGGSRRSAEIDATAQVVDAAAFGRFARIHLRHLAPEAGTDAEIAEAVEAARAADVAVVVVGTNPETESEGWDRPTLALPGRQNELVRRVAEANPRTVVVVNAGAPVLLPWLDEVPAVLWWWLPGQEAGTSLADVLLGTTEPAGRLPWTLPAAEADVPVPNGIPIDGYIDYAEGVDVGHRAWDRLGRTPAREFGYGLGYGRWRYDTVEADEPDEDGTVTVRVTVANEADRDAREVVQLYLEPERPDAERPLRWLAGFATVDVPAGASATVEIVLPERAFQTWNVDRHHWTTPSTGYRLHAARSSRDHRLATRVIIGGPTADDD
- a CDS encoding ABC transporter ATP-binding protein; this translates as MAHLHVDDLVVTFGRGQAAFNAVDGVSFSVPDGTTLGLVGESGSGKSTVARAIAGLQPVDSGSIRLDGTDVLQQRARDRRRRAGQVQMIFQDPYSSLNPRMTVGETVEEALLTHRALDRRERQASVRELLELVRLKASTIDQYPAQLSGGMRQRVAIARCLAVRPRLIVADEITSALDASVQGAVLNLIRDLQRELELSMLFITHNLAAVRYIADTTAVMSRGKIVEIGESDEIVRNPSHPYTRTLVDAIPRIENAGTDRLLSGLAEGVVRR
- a CDS encoding TetR/AcrR family transcriptional regulator, encoding MSKAPEKTTGRTTPAPQRSAAADRVAKPQARTLERRKAVLEAALAVFGAHGYNKGALAEIADQAGMTHAGVLHHFGTKEGLLVAVLRHRDGEAVAGVAGRAQIEGPAFLGHLVDTAEENLKHRGVVQTYAVLSAESVTEGHPAQEYFRGRLAGLRLKVEGVMRDVVGPDADPKAVRDGANAVIAVMDGLQVQWLLDPNAVDMPATVQTVLDEIIDRLSTGTPAPSARRRADRMRRPVPADGKE
- a CDS encoding S10 family serine carboxypeptidase-like protein encodes the protein MTGNDQPTTLPEQRFVSEDETPVTSRHTISFGAGSVDYTASAGQVVVRADDDRPLTTMFYVAYIADRSDNAPRRPLTFLFNGGPGSASLWLNIGGFGPKRAPTATPSATPPAPYAVGDNPHSLLEHSDLVFLDAPGTGYSRLFPGVDPGLVWGVDQDIDAFAGESRAT